Genomic segment of Mercurialis annua linkage group LG6, ddMerAnnu1.2, whole genome shotgun sequence:
AAACGGAAATCCGTCCACCATCGGGAAGAACGTCCAGAACATTCGTTCGAAAATTCGACATTGAAGCCCGCCACACTCGGATATTGGGCCTGTCGGAAATGGATATTGTTAGAAATAAATCTACTTAATGTACGCTCATTGAAATCCACAACACTAATAGATTTCATACCTTCGCCATGCCAGAACGATCCAGGATTCACTTTCACCACATTTTCCATGAACTTTGTCAGTTGACTGTAATTGTATTCCCAGTCCCCATAAACGCTGCAGATTGCCCTCTCTTTGCCGTACCACACCCTTTTATACGGAAGAGCTACTTCGGTAAATTCAAGTAGTCCCGCAATCAACGTCTTGATCCGTATGTCACGCTGACCTAGCACTTGCGTCTTAATATAATTGGCGATCTGAGCAATCCCAAAATTTCGGTGGTGACGAACTGACACTTGCATATCGCATATGTGTGGCCCGATGTATTTTGTCAACGTCCATGTGTTGGTTTTCTTAAGAAGTGTGGCACGCAGCCACCATGGGCATATCTCTTTGTGCTTGAAAACGAGAACCAACGTTTTCAGCGTCGTCCGACAACTCTGAAACTCTCTTCCATTGTCCACCGAATAGGTAACAGCACAAGCCCGAACAGCATCTCGGCTCGAGAAAGTCATCCCTTCTTCAAACTCCATCCCCCTCTCCCACTCAACCTTCTGCTTTTCCCATGAGTCCAAGTCGACGTCGAAGTCTTCGAGATCTACACGTCTAACATGTGCCGGCAGTCGGGACTGGTACACTGTATTACTAGGTTCAGCAGCAATGAGTATGTCTTCCATATTCTCCACTTCGGTATCGTAGTGATCGTGTTCTCCTTCTTCCTCACTGTCCCTCTCCGACTCACTAGAAGCAGATATATGCAGTTGATCAATAGAAATATCTTCAAGAATCGCCTTGCGGTACTCCACGTACAACTCTAAAAATCTTAGTGCTGGCATGCGACATGCCTCAGTCTGAATAGCACATACATGTGGATCGCCCTGGACATCCATCAAGGAATAGGAATATATTTGTTCCCCTTGAAAATGAGGAACCCGAAAATATATCTTACTGATCTCCACCGGGCCCACAGCACTGGTTATTGCCGATCCACAAATATCAATCAACTGTTGGAAATTTATTCTTCCAGtcaacggcacttgcacataaCTACCCCCAAAATATTCTACTCCGCGGGGAGAGTTTACAATGCTACCGTCAAACCGTATCACAAACGACAAATCCATTGTCGTCATTGCTACAAGCATTTGTCATGAATAAATGTTACtcttatttctaaaattaatttctaatattcacAGGTTActcattaaaaattataaagactattctatcttattttttaaaaaattaaaaattaatttctaataaaTGTTActctgatttttaaaataaaattctaatattCACAGGCTACTCATCAAACAATTAATAACTACATTATATACTAACAATTATGTCATATTTTTCTTAACaattaataactttataaaaaACTTACTCTAaatttcaaaacacaaattCTAGACAATTGTATACGACATTGTTATGATATATTTTCAAATACTAATTTCTAATTTCTAcactatattaaaaattatatcaatttctaaaatataataCTTAACAAGATTCCTATGAAgttttttaaactaaataaatatttaaaataatgtaaatttataaaatttctatAACTTCTAACAATTACtaaactataatattttttttaaaatatatttaatctaATTCTAACATTTTCTAATCTATAATAAACTCTAACATTTTTTAAttccaatattttcaaaaataaagtaaaactaaatgaattaaaaataaattacggACTAACCTCTTGTAGACCTCGTAAAATAGCAAACCGAAAAATAATATATAGCTCCAAAAAAATATCCGATAGGCTCCACAAAATAAACTCCGTCGCTTCAACCAATTCCggaaatttaattacaatttactAAAATATCCGATAAGCTCCACAAAATAAACTCCGTCAAACTCTactaaaatttactaatttttttttaacgagATAAccactaaaatttaattacaattctaattttttttttctcttctaaCAATTTTTTCTCTATcttcttacttttttttttcctaacAGCAGGAATCGTTTGACCGACCAGCTGGTCAGTCAACTGACCGGTCAAATGATTCCCTGCTGTTGCAGGGAATCAGtcaccagcccgccatatgagatggcgggctggtagCTACTTAATCACCGAAATTAGctaccagcccgccatctcatatggcggcCTGGTGCTAAAAAACAGCAGCCCGCTATCTCAGATAGCGGGCTGGGGGTAGGAGGCACAAAATCAGAATTTTTGTGTCTATGAGacacaaaaatgtcaaaaaccctGGATATGGTGATAAttcgttttgttatttattttcatcGCTTTTTTTTCTTAGTTAGGGGCTTTTTAATGCATGTTGCCTTGTCATTTTCATTCCTAAATTTGTCATATTACATGaactcaataaaaataaaatatataatttaataggaCCGCCAATTCTAGAGTCGCCGCGGGTATCGGAAGAACGCTGTTATCTAAATCATGCTGATATCTAATaacaatttcaattcaattccTTAACTTTTTTATTAGAATTCATAATGttgttgtttgatttttaagaaaaatgtttaatcTTTGATCATTTAAAATCCTATTTTCTTGAACAATTTTTTTGTACTCTAAGATTATGATTACAATTagggtttatattttttttgaacgTAATGACTTTATGATTAGGATAGAATAACTGGTTAGTCAAGAGGGCTCATGTTGAGCCCATTACAAATCCAGCAACCTCAACATTTTTGGCCCAGACTCTCCTAGCCCAAGCCAAAAGCGAAGAGGAATACTTTACAATCATGCAGCACAACTCCTTGGGACTAGGCCCAGCTCGTCTGCTGCATCAGCACAATCGGACACAGACTCTGAACCTATCATCAATTTAGGCGATGACAATGAAGATGATTGTTTTGGTATTTTTCCCCTGTTTCTAAAAGGAAATAGGCCCTACCGTTTGAATgtatgttttattattatttgttattgtaaaaaaaaaacaagtgacAACGCCACATCACACGGAGTGCTGCCTTATCATCTACAAGCCATAATTGATGCTCGAGACAAAGGCCCCATCAGCCAGCCACTCAAGCTCAATTATTCATTACATTACAAGAGAAGGTGACAGACAGTACCACTCATGACAAGAGGGCCACTGCCAGCTACCAATCGTTACAAGCCTCCAAAATGAAGCACATGGCCCTGGACCACAGTACTAGTGGAGAAGCATCTTACAAGACCCAAGGCTCTATAAAAGGGGGGGAGGAAGGCCTTAGCAACACACACACTTTCCTtcagagaaaaaagaaagagaattGCGAATAGGCTTTTGGGTTGTTCAGTCTTCATTCATTTGGAGTGACATATTCAAAAGCTCTCTTCTCCCAAAACCCCAGAAATTGTATCTCGTTTTtacaatcatttttttaattttgtacttTACAAGTAATAAGCTAGCTTATTTTACAATCTGGTCTTACGGGAAACTGTAAAACACCTTTACAAATCTTCAATACAAGTAAGTTTTATGCTTAAGTTTTACAATTCATGTTTCAATTCATGcttcttttttaattaattttactttcATTGTTATTCCTTTTGTGcatcatttatttatcttttattcaCTTCATTCATTTGCATTTCCACACTCTAGATAAGGGATCCAAGGTAGCGTGCAAGCGAGAAACATACAAAGTTTTAGACTTTGatgaaacaaaattcaaaaacttGGCTACAGACAGTGCAAATATGAAACTCTCTGACAGTGTAAGTGCATTTAAACACTTGATTACTGATCTTCGGGTGATTCGTAAACTGCTTACATGCTTTTTTGCTCTTAAGCTCGGTAGTTTCGATTATGTGAACGGTGTTGATTTGTGTTTTATGTGGCACTTGGTtagaaagaaaatataatatttgtcatttaataatatctttaattCTTGGTGCTTCTAAGGTGTATGCCTTATGGAATGTTGTTAATTGTGCTTTTTAAATATCTGGAGATAGATCTTAGTGACTATGAGTATTCTGCTATTAGCAAATCCGATTCTGTGTTTAAGCTGTTTTTGACTCGCACTAAGAAAAGTGGCTTAGAATCCACTAGTCACCAAGCTACTAAGAAAGCTAAGAAGGGAAAAGAAGTGGTTAGTGAACATAGTTAGCTCCTCGAAATCCTCCAGTTCTGAGAATGCTCTTAAGGGATTAATGGCTCTTCTAGAAAGCAAGCTCACATCTCCTCAGATGATATATATGCCACCAACTACTAGGAAAGCTCAGCTTGCTGAAAAATTAGTCTCTGAAAAGACTAATAAACTGAAGAGTCCTGTTTTGCTATGTGATGAAGCTGAATTCTGCTATCAAGAAAATTCTTAGTTTCCATCATGAAACCGTCTCAAGAATTAGTTGGAGAGAAGACACATCATTCAAAAGATCAAATTGAAGCTGAAACTGACAATATCGGGAAATCATCTGAGCCCAAGGAGTCAGCGCAAAGTGAGCCTACTTATTTAGCTTCGGCTAAGCCAAATCATGAGCTGCTACTGGAGTCATTTAGAGTCTTTGAGAAGCAGTGAAAAGGATCCTTTGAACTGAGCTTGGAGAAAATGAAAGAAGATTTCGAGCTCAAGGAAAAGATGAAGGAAGAGTTCACCAACCTAATTCAACCAACTCTCTGTTAAGCTAATTTGTCAAAAGCTGCTACTGCCTTATTCACTCGAAGTGAGCCTATCCTCAGATCTCCCAGCTTCAAGCTAAAGCTCACCAAGTCTGGCTATCGCTTCACTCAAGCAGCCATATCTGAAGTCAAGGGACACTGATTATTATCCTTGATAGTCTACTGGCCTAGCTCTTATATGCATATGCTTAATTTGTTTTATCTGTTTCGGCATacctgaatttattttatttttctgtctTTTTGGATGATTGACAAAAAGGGGGAGTAGTAACCCTCTTTTTTATCTTGATAGTTTTCATTACTGTTTGCCATGCTATTATTTACTATCTTTTATGGCTTTATCATTATCagttaaaacatatttttttagcTTATTCTTTTAGCTTCATATATATGCCATATATTTATAGGGAGCTTACTCAAATTAAACTGTTATTCGCTTTCTATAATTTGGCCTTTCACTTTTCTTTTGGAAAGGTTTTGTCATCATaaaaaagggggagattgtggCTAAAGGCCCTTAAACCCAAGCCTTATTTTTGATGATAACTAAAGCCCTCTCTAACATGTCTACTTAGTGTTGCAAGGCCCAAATTCTAGAAGGCTCTCAATAATTTGGGAAAAAAACAAAACCGTTGGAGGGTATTTTTGGAATCAGCTTTAAGAGAATGTCAGCTCAGCAAATCATTGTACCTCTTACAGCCTGGCACTATTGTCAGAGTATTATTGTCAGCCTGAGTCACTAGCAAACAGAATGTTTTCAGCTTAATCTGCCAGCTCAGCATTCAAGAGGCTCCTTCACTTGCCattttgcacactttgcattTGTGGATTCAAGACAAATGACTTAGCCCTAGAAGATTCCTGGAGCCTTTATACCCCCATCCCTAAGTCTTTCACTCTTTAATCTCTATTGCGGGCTAGATAAAGCCATTAAGAATGCGACCCTAGTTCTACACAGAAGCTAGTCTATAACTTACACGCTGATTTGATAGCTTCAACAAACTAATTCCCTTTGAAAAACAAACCTAGTTTTCTACCCAGAAGCTAGTCTATTTCTCAAAAGCAATTACAAATGATTTGTTGGTGAAAACACTCACTCAAAACTAATCCTAGTCTTTCTGAGATTGAATACCAAAAGAATGAAGCACAATGGTGGTTGATAACTCCATCTTTCTCTTTAAATTCCACACTTGAAAAGTGGTGGATGGAGAGGTATATAAAGGCTCCATGAATTTCTAGGGCCAAGTCATTTGCCTTGATTTATCCACAAATGCAAAGTGTGTAAAATGACAACAAGTGAAGGAGCGCCTCTTGAATGCTGAGCTGGCAGATCAGGCTGGAAATATTCTTTTTGCTAGTGACTCAGGCTGACAATATAGTACTCTGATGATCTTGTTTGTTTGTGACTGCCTGGAGGCTGTAGGAGGTACACTGATTTGCTGACTTGGCATTCTCTTGAAGCTGATTCCAAAAATACCCTCCAACAGTTTGCTTCTTTCCCAAATTATTGAGAGCCTTCTAGAATGTGGGCCTTGCAACACTAAGTAGACATGTTAGAGGGCTTTAGTTATCATCAAAATAGGGCTTGGGTTTAAGGGCCTTTagccaacaatctccccctttttgatgatgacaaaaacttttcaaaagaaaagTGAAAGGCCAAATTATAGAAGGCAAATAACAGTTTCATTTTAGCAAGCTCCCCCTGAATATATGGCATATATATGAAGCTAAAAGAACAAGCtaaaaaaaacagtttgaaCTGATGATGATATAAAGCCATAAAATATAGTCAATTAGCATGGAAAACAGTAATGAAAACTATCAAGATAAAAAGAAGGTTAATACTCCCCCTTGTTGTCAATCATccaaaaaaacagaaaaataaaataagctCATGTATGCCAAAACAGATAAAACAAATTAAGCATATTCATATAAGAGCTATGCCAGTAGACTATCAAGGATAATCAGCTTGCCCCTTGATTTCAGATATGGCTGCTTGAGTGAAGCGATAGCCAGACTTGGTGAGCTTTGGCTTGAAGCTGGGAGATCTGAGGATAGGCTCACTTCGAGTGAATAAGACAATAGCAGCTTTGGACAAATTAGCTTCACAGAGAGTTGGTTGAATTAGCTTGGTGAACTCTTCCTTCATCTTTCCTAGTGACAGCTCgaaatgttttttcattttctccAAGCTTAGTTCAAAGGATCCTCTGCACTACTTCTCAAAGACTCTAAATGACTCCAATAGCTGCTCATGATTTGGCTTAGCCGAAATCGGTAGGCTCACTTTGCACTTCCTTCTTGGGCTCAGATGATTTCCCGATATTGTCAGTTTTAGCTTCAATTTGATCTTCTGGAGTGTCTTCTCTCCAATTGATTTTTGAGACGGTTTCATTATGGAAACTAAGAATTTTCTTGGCAGCAAGATTAGCTTCATCACATAGCAAAACATGACTCTTCAGTTTATTAGTCTTTTCAGAGACTAATTTTTCAGAAAGCTGAGCTTTCCTAGTAGCTAGTGGCATTAATCTGAGGAGCTGTGAGCTTGCTTGCTAGAATAGCCATTTGATTCCTTAGGAGCATTCTCAGAACTGGAGGATTTCGAGGAGCTCATTGTAACAGAATGTTCACTAACCACTTCTTTTCCCTTCTTAGCTTTCTTAGTAGCTTGGTGACTAGTGGATTCTAAGCTTCTTTTCTTAGTCCGAGTCAAAAACAGCTTAGACACAGAATCAGATTTGCCAATAACAGAATACTCATAATCACTAAGATCTATCTCCAGATATTTTAAAAAGCACAGTTAACAACATTCCATAAGGCAGACCCTTAGAAGCACCAAGAATTAAGGACATCATTAAATGACAAAGATTATACTTTTTCTTTCTAACCAAGTGCCGCATATTACATAAATCAACACCGTTGACATAATCGAAACTACTGAGCCTATGAGCAAAAAAGCATGTAAGCAGTTTACGAATCACCCGAAGATCAATCATCAAGTTTGATGCACTTACACTGTcaggtttcatatttttacgtAGCCaagtttttgaattttgtttcatCAAAGTCTTAAACTTTGTATGTTTCTCGCTTGGATGCTACCTTGGATCCCTTATTTGGTATATTGAATGCCTTGGACAAAAAGGTGGCCAGAGAGATTCGGTATGGCTGTAAGTTCAGCGTCACAGTAAAGCTTCTATCGTCAATCGGCTCAAGTGTTGAGTAGATCTTTGACGAGTTTTGGGTACACTTTTTCTTTGATTTGGACAAAGTTCGGCCATCCTTGAGCATCGAACTACTTCTTGAATGGCTATGAATCAGCTCCAAAAAATTTCCAGTCGAAGAAGGTTTTGGGTGGAATGATTGTGGGTTTCGGTTTTGAAGGAGGTGTGGGgatgggttttttttttatggattcATGAAGTAGGTCGGTGGTGGAGGCACTTGGTTCAGGAACTTCAGCAATTTTGGCTAGTTTCTTTCCCATGCGGTGAAAGTTTGGAGAGAAGAGTATGAGAAGAAGGTGGCGGCGGTAATTGAGGAAAAGGGTAGAAAATTAGGTTTTTATTGTGAGGAGTGGGGTAAGTGGGTTGGTAAGTGGATTTTGATGGGTTTAATGAGAGAGTGTGAGTTTGGGCCCAAGAGAAAGAAGCTCGGCCCGATACTTTAAAAAGCTCGGTTGAACCAGCACGAATTTGGGGgcattattttgaattttttttcattataacCAAATCATTTTCTCCAAGTTCACAAAGTTTTTtctcacaaataaaaaaatcatttctttCACTAAGGAGGACTTGTTGGTAAGCAACATGTACCAATTTATGCTATATGTTAAGCAACATGTCGGCTCCGGGCAAGACGGTGAGAAGGGGAGGGAGGTGAATCGAATTTTGTGGGGGTACGCCAAGGCCGAGCAATTTCTGACCGATGCAATTCTTGGTGTGTATCATGGAGGTTAAAGCAAAAATTTGGACTCGgttttttaaaagtacattttCATGAGATTTTTAATCATAATTTGGGTATTTTCTAACTTCTAGGGTTtagaatataatattattaataaacggTCATGAAAacacttcaattttttttctttttatatacaATTCTGTGATATTGTTTCACTTATAAGGTCCAAGTTAATTATTATCGAATTTTCAGCTTTTTGATCCAAATTTGCTACTTTGACATATTTAAACCATGGAGTCGACTACTCCTGTTATGA
This window contains:
- the LOC126687290 gene encoding uncharacterized protein LOC126687290 yields the protein MLVAMTTMDLSFVIRFDGSIVNSPRGVEYFGGSYVQVPLTGRINFQQLIDICGSAITSAVGPVEISKIYFRVPHFQGEQIYSYSLMDVQGDPHVCAIQTEACRMPALRFLELYVEYRKAILEDISIDQLHISASSESERDSEEEGEHDHYDTEVENMEDILIAAEPSNTVYQSRLPAHVRRVDLEDFDVDLDSWEKQKVEWERGMEFEEGMTFSSRDAVRACAVTYSVDNGREFQSCRTTLKTLVLVFKHKEICPWWLRATLLKKTNTWTLTKYIGPHICDMQVSVRHHRNFGIAQIANYIKTQVLGQRDIRIKTLIAGLLEFTEVALPYKRVWYGKERAICSVYGDWEYNYSQLTKFMENVVKVNPGSFWHGEGPISECGGLQCRIFERMFWTFFPMVDGFPFCKPILFIDSTHLYGKYKMHMWIASAIDGNNHIMPVAFALVESESIASFEYFLGHLRDQVLRNRKVAIVSDRAPGLISVLKRPEWDDVDHFFCIRHLMANFHSLIGNRELKDLAEKAGRAFQEKKYDACIESMRMRSAAGHAYLTNTEHLRPEQWTMCHDKKGQRNGIMTTNYAESVNAMLKNIRGLPITAMIEAIFDKFSDTFVRRWDMYKDLIAKGVMFTPICIAHIKKATLKARYHTCKKCNSDSMTCRVTTKKDNQRNKGGNIQKVNLKKRRCSCGKFQHRKLPCSHAMAVIHDQKLNPTTSSGGAIEPRMPFKSGILRLNSYLTARCGLLLGRYLSSQMLTG